The Dermochelys coriacea isolate rDerCor1 chromosome 7, rDerCor1.pri.v4, whole genome shotgun sequence genome window below encodes:
- the EFEMP2 gene encoding EGF-containing fibulin-like extracellular matrix protein 2, with product MWPVSCLLLAALVGATLAQELEEPDTYTECTDGYQWDSDTQHCKDVNECETIPEACKGEMKCINHYGGYLCLPRSASVINDVHSENAAPPSAPRPRPPRPSLTASRHNACPQGYEPDGHGSCLDVDECEYELHDCQPSQECINTAGAFHCKCPDGYRKIGSECVDIDECRYRYCQHRCVNSPGSFSCQCEPGFQLASNNRSCVDVNECEMGAPCGQRCFNTYGTFICRCNQGYELDRDGFTCKDIDECSYSSYLCQFQCINEPGRFSCDCPQGYQLLGTRLCQGTNASQHWEGLPPQSYFLPMTLHPPQLAPALSSPCCPKEIPEALQESLKGGGFA from the exons ATGTGGCCTGtctcctgcctgctgctggcAGCGCTGGTGGGCGCGACACTTGCACAGGAGCTGGAAGAACCTGATACCTACACG GAATGCACAGACGGATACCAGTGGGACTCAGACACACAGCACTGCAAAG ACGTGAACGAGTGTGAGACCATCCCCGAGGCCTGCAAGGGGGAGATGAAATGCATCAATCACTATGGAGGGTACCTGTGTCTGCCACGCTCAGCCTCCGTCATCAATGACGTGCACTCGGAGAACGCTgcgccccccagtgcccctcGACCCCGGCCTCCCCGCCCCTCACTCACCGCCTCCCGCCACAACGCCTGCCCCCAGGGCTACGAGCCTGATGGGCATGGGTCCTGCCTGG ACGTGGACGAGTGCGAGTACGAGCTGCATGActgccagcccagccaggagTGCATCAACACGGCCGGCGCCTTCCACTGCAAGTGCCCTGATGGCTACCGCAAGATTGGCTCCGAGTGTGTGG ACATCGACGAGTGCCGGTACCGGTACTGCCAGCATCGCTGCGTCAACTCCCCAGGCTCCTTCTCCTGCCAGTGTGAGCCAGGCTTCCAGCTGGCCAGCAACAACCGCTCCTGTGTGG ATGTGAATGAGTGTGAGATGGGGGCACCGTGTGGGCAGCGCTGTTTCAACACCTATGGCACCTTCATCTGCCGCTGCAACCAGGGCTATGAGCTTGACCGCGATGGGTTCACCTGCAAGG ATATCGATGAGTGCAGCTACTCCAGCTACCTGTGCCAGTTCCAGTGCATCAATGAGCCAGGGAGATTCTCCTGCGACTGCCCCCAGGGCTACCAGCTCCTGGGCACCCGCCTCTGCCAAGGTACCAATGCttcccagcactgggaggggcTTCCACCACAGAGCTACTTCCTCCCCATGACACTCCACCCACCCCAgctggccccagctctgagcaGCCCCTGCTGCCCTAAAGAAATCCCAGAAGCCCTGCAAGAGTCATTGAAAGGGGGTGGCTTCGCATAG
- the SNX32 gene encoding sorting nexin-32 has translation MEEPLEMPPGEESKPCSPSEELATDPSLQVEISDAVSERDKVKFTVQTKSSLPDFTRPALSVVRQHEDFVWLHDTFSENDEYAGIIIPPVPPRPDFEASREKLQRLGEGNSTLTREEFAKMKQELEGEYLAIFKKTVAMHEVFLQRLAAHPVLRRDHNFYVFLEYDQDLSVRGKNRKELLGGFFRNIVKSADEALITGVSGLKAAVPSVSLPDGLVGCTNTRSCA, from the exons ATGGAGGAGCCGCTGGAGATGCCGCCTGGGGAGGAGAGCAAG cctTGCTCACCCTCGGAGGAGCTCGCCACTGACCCCTCCTTGCAGGTTGAGATCTCAGACGCAGTCAGCGAACGGGacaaggtgaaattcactgtCCAGACCAAG AGCTCCCTGCCCGACTTCACCCGCCCAGCGCTCTCTGTGGTCCGGCAGCATGAGGACTTTGTTTGGCTGCATGACACCTTCTCTGAAAATGATGAATACGCTGGCATAATC AtcccccctgtgccccccaggcCTGACTTCGAGGCATCGCGGGAGAAGCTGCAGCGCCTCGGGGAGGGGAACAGCACCCTGACACGGGAGGAGTTCGCCAAGATGaaacaggagctggaggg CGAGTACCTGGCTATCTTTAAAAAGACGGTGGCAATGCACGAGGTGTTCCTGCAGCGCCTGGCAGCCCATCCTGTCCTACGCCGGGACCACAACTTCTACGTCTTCCTGGAATATGACCAAGAC CTCAGTGTACGTGGCAAGAACCGCAAGGAGCTGCTGGGCGGTTTCTTCCGGAACATCGTCAAGTCAGCTGATGAGGCGCTCATCACCGGCGTGTCGGGTCTGAAG GCAGCGGTTCCTTCGGTGTCTCTACCTGACGGGCTAGTCGGCTGCACAAATACACGTTCCTGTGCCTAA
- the DRAP1 gene encoding dr1-associated corepressor isoform X3, with amino-acid sequence MPSKKKKYNARFPPARIKKIMQTDEEIGKVAAAVPVIISRALELFLESLLRKACQVTQSRNAKTMTTSHLGRKPGSGRKNGGTGSKGKDPKQSGTDSEQEEDSEDSDSDGEEETSQSTPPSRPTAHFPSSPAPYLHFTCPPQSTMAMPVSMPPALPAMMPSAPAPPAPAQDEEEEDYDS; translated from the exons ATGCcgagcaagaaaaagaaatacaacgCGCGCTTCCCGCCG GCCCGGATCAAGAAGATCATGCAGACAGATGAGGAGATTGGGAAGGTGGCTGCTGCCGTCCCTGTCATTATAT CCCGGGCGCTGGAGCTCTTCCTGGAGTCGCTCCTCAGGAAGGCCTGTCAGGTGACACAATCCAGAAATGCCAAGACCATGACCACCTCCCACCT GGGCCGGAAGCCGGGCAGTGGGCGGAAGAACGGTGGCACTGGCAGCAAAGGAAAGGACCCGAAGCAGTCAGGCACGGACTCCGAGCAGGAG GAGGATTCTGAGGACAGCGATAGCGATGGGGAGGAGGAGACGTCCCAGTCCACGCCCCCCAGCCGCCCCACCGCCCACTTCCCCAG ctctccagcaccatATTTGCACTTCACCTGCCCCCCACAGTCCACCATGGCCATGCCTGTCTCCATGCCACCGGCCCTGCCTGCCATGATGCCCTCTGcgccagcaccccctgccccagcacaggatgaggaggaggaagattatGACTCGTAG
- the DRAP1 gene encoding dr1-associated corepressor isoform X2 produces the protein MPSKKKKYNARFPPARIKKIMQTDEEIGKVAAAVPVIISRALELFLESLLRKACQVTQSRNAKTMTTSHLKQCIELEQQFDFLKDLVASVPDMQGDMEDNHAEGEKVSRRGRKPGSGRKNGGTGSKGKDPKQSGTDSEQELSSTIFALHLPPTVHHGHACLHATGPACHDALCASTPCPSTG, from the exons ATGCcgagcaagaaaaagaaatacaacgCGCGCTTCCCGCCG GCCCGGATCAAGAAGATCATGCAGACAGATGAGGAGATTGGGAAGGTGGCTGCTGCCGTCCCTGTCATTATAT CCCGGGCGCTGGAGCTCTTCCTGGAGTCGCTCCTCAGGAAGGCCTGTCAGGTGACACAATCCAGAAATGCCAAGACCATGACCACCTCCCACCT GAAGCAGTGTATAGAGCTGGAGCAGCAGTTCGACTTCCTCAAGGATCTGGTGGCCTCGGTGCCTGACATGCAGGGAGATATGGAGGATAACCACGCTGAGGGCGAGAAGGTCTCCAGGAG GGGCCGGAAGCCGGGCAGTGGGCGGAAGAACGGTGGCACTGGCAGCAAAGGAAAGGACCCGAAGCAGTCAGGCACGGACTCCGAGCAGGAG ctctccagcaccatATTTGCACTTCACCTGCCCCCCACAGTCCACCATGGCCATGCCTGTCTCCATGCCACCGGCCCTGCCTGCCATGATGCCCTCTGcgccagcaccccctgccccagcacaggatga
- the DRAP1 gene encoding dr1-associated corepressor isoform X1 → MPSKKKKYNARFPPARIKKIMQTDEEIGKVAAAVPVIISRALELFLESLLRKACQVTQSRNAKTMTTSHLKQCIELEQQFDFLKDLVASVPDMQGDMEDNHAEGEKVSRRGRKPGSGRKNGGTGSKGKDPKQSGTDSEQEEDSEDSDSDGEEETSQSTPPSRPTAHFPSSPAPYLHFTCPPQSTMAMPVSMPPALPAMMPSAPAPPAPAQDEEEEDYDS, encoded by the exons ATGCcgagcaagaaaaagaaatacaacgCGCGCTTCCCGCCG GCCCGGATCAAGAAGATCATGCAGACAGATGAGGAGATTGGGAAGGTGGCTGCTGCCGTCCCTGTCATTATAT CCCGGGCGCTGGAGCTCTTCCTGGAGTCGCTCCTCAGGAAGGCCTGTCAGGTGACACAATCCAGAAATGCCAAGACCATGACCACCTCCCACCT GAAGCAGTGTATAGAGCTGGAGCAGCAGTTCGACTTCCTCAAGGATCTGGTGGCCTCGGTGCCTGACATGCAGGGAGATATGGAGGATAACCACGCTGAGGGCGAGAAGGTCTCCAGGAG GGGCCGGAAGCCGGGCAGTGGGCGGAAGAACGGTGGCACTGGCAGCAAAGGAAAGGACCCGAAGCAGTCAGGCACGGACTCCGAGCAGGAG GAGGATTCTGAGGACAGCGATAGCGATGGGGAGGAGGAGACGTCCCAGTCCACGCCCCCCAGCCGCCCCACCGCCCACTTCCCCAG ctctccagcaccatATTTGCACTTCACCTGCCCCCCACAGTCCACCATGGCCATGCCTGTCTCCATGCCACCGGCCCTGCCTGCCATGATGCCCTCTGcgccagcaccccctgccccagcacaggatgaggaggaggaagattatGACTCGTAG